Proteins encoded by one window of Dreissena polymorpha isolate Duluth1 chromosome 11, UMN_Dpol_1.0, whole genome shotgun sequence:
- the LOC127849902 gene encoding transcriptional regulator ATRX homolog: protein MSDWYRLLLAKSPVKSQGRGRGRGWPVQSLKGVIQKSSQEEGEESVAEEVSEDEKQEEDEDFESEMEEVEKKKNKSPKGKEEKKKKKMGKGRKKEGNESEEIDEEVEKGKKKKKKKGGNNSDESDDDSEEKWKKGKKSGKGKKKGKGKKNKEESKNEKEDSDKSEPEAEEETNKKSPKGGKTKKLTKKERLKKLKEAKEAKKAKLLEKKKAKLKQGKTKEKKSGTDTEVTQSDTSSKKKLGKVTKGVPDPKEESI from the exons ATGTCTGACTGGTACAGATTACTTCTTGCTAAA TCTCCGGTGAAATCCCAAGGTAGAGGTCGTGGAAGAGGCTGGCCAGTTCAGTCTCTGAAGGGTGTCATTCAGAAGTCGTCGCAAGAAGAAGGAGAGGAAAGCGTAGCTGAAGAAGTATCTGAAGACGAAAAACAGGAGGAGGATGAAGATTTTGAGAGTGAAATGGAGGAAGTGGAGAAGAAAAAGAACAAATCACCCAAGGGGAAGGAggagaagaaaaaaaagaaaatggggAA GGGAAGAAAAAAAGAAGGAAATGAGAGTGAGGAGATTGATGAGGAAGTGGAGAAAgggaagaagaaaaagaagaaaaaaggagGAAATAATAGTGATGAAAGTGATGATGATTCTGAAGAAAAATGGAAGAAAGGGAAGAAGTCAGGTAAAGGGAAGAAGAAAGGGAAAGGGAAGAAAAATAAAGAGGAAAGTAAAAATGAGAAAGAGGACAGTGATAAGTCTGAACCTGAAGCGGAGGAAGAAACTAACAAGAAGTCTCCAAAAGGAGGGAAgacaaaaaaactaacaaagaaAGAGAGATTAAAGAAACTTAAAGAGGCTAAAGAAGCTAAGAAGGCCAAATTACTTGAAAAGAAGAAGGCAAAATTGAAACAAGGTAAAACTAAAGAAAAGAAAAGTGGAACAGACACAGAAGTGACCCAGTCAGATACATCATCGAAGAAAAAGTTGGGAAAAGTTACGAAAGGTGTGCCTGACCCAAAGGAAGAATCCATTTAA